In Microbulbifer salipaludis, a genomic segment contains:
- a CDS encoding HIT family protein → MASIFTQIINGDLPGHFIWRDEVAVAIMTIAPIKPGHCLVIPVEEINHWDEVPEDVTAHLLAVASKVAKAQKKVYSPKRVGVMVAGIEVPHTHYHLVPINEIADLDFALQKPAEPEALAAEAAKLRAALADLGYRTGAD, encoded by the coding sequence ATGGCGAGTATTTTCACCCAGATTATCAATGGCGATCTGCCGGGACACTTTATCTGGCGCGACGAAGTGGCGGTGGCGATCATGACCATCGCCCCCATCAAGCCCGGTCACTGCCTGGTGATTCCGGTGGAGGAAATCAATCACTGGGATGAGGTACCTGAGGATGTGACGGCCCATTTGCTGGCGGTGGCGAGCAAGGTGGCGAAGGCTCAGAAGAAGGTCTATTCGCCCAAACGCGTCGGGGTCATGGTGGCCGGTATCGAAGTGCCGCATACCCATTATCACCTGGTACCGATCAACGAAATTGCCGACCTGGACTTTGCACTGCAGAAACCGGCGGAGCCCGAGGCGCTGGCGGCGGAGGCGGCGAAGCTGCGCGCGGCGCTGGCGGATCTCGGTTACCGTACCGGCGCCGACTGA
- a CDS encoding FKBP-type peptidyl-prolyl cis-trans isomerase: MKIANHSVVEINYTLKDAEGTVIDSSEGGQPLKYLQGVGNIIPGLEKEMLDKSAGDKFTVVIAPEEGYGPQNPELIQTLPSSAFGGVEKLEVGMAFRAQSTEGQPIEVEIIDIDGDQVTINGNHPLAGVELHFDIEVVSVREATAEEVDHGHVH, from the coding sequence ATGAAAATTGCTAACCACAGTGTGGTGGAGATCAACTACACCCTGAAAGATGCCGAAGGCACCGTGATTGACTCCTCCGAAGGTGGCCAGCCGCTGAAGTACCTCCAGGGTGTAGGCAACATCATCCCCGGCCTGGAAAAGGAAATGCTGGACAAAAGCGCCGGTGACAAGTTCACCGTAGTGATCGCACCGGAAGAAGGCTACGGCCCGCAGAACCCGGAGTTGATCCAGACCCTGCCGAGCAGCGCTTTCGGCGGTGTCGAGAAGCTGGAAGTGGGCATGGCGTTCCGCGCCCAGAGCACCGAAGGCCAGCCGATCGAGGTAGAGATCATCGACATCGATGGCGATCAGGTCACCATCAATGGCAACCACCCGCTGGCGGGCGTAGAGCTGCACTTTGACATCGAAGTGGTCTCCGTACGTGAAGCCACCGCTGAAGAAGTCGACCACGGCCACGTGCACTAA
- the tcdA gene encoding tRNA cyclic N6-threonylcarbamoyladenosine(37) synthase TcdA, with protein MPLSDSYLQRFGGIARLYGERALPVLCDAHAVVIGIGGVGSWTAEALARSGVGKLTLIDLDDICITNTNRQIHALADTVGDIKVTVMAERLRAINPEITVITREDFIASDNFGEFLDPDTARIDVVIDAIDNARVKAALIAYCKARKLRLISVGSAGGKTNPLEVTCADLGRTVSDPMLAKVRQHLYRFHNFQKSRKRQFGVDAIYSSEAMVYPQPDGQVCAQKSTMQNGVKLDCSGGFGAATMITGTFGFAAASKAIERILQQASTHA; from the coding sequence ATGCCCCTCAGCGACTCCTATCTGCAACGTTTTGGCGGAATCGCCCGACTCTATGGTGAAAGGGCGCTGCCCGTGCTGTGCGACGCCCACGCGGTCGTCATTGGTATCGGCGGCGTGGGGAGCTGGACCGCCGAAGCGCTGGCCCGCAGCGGCGTGGGTAAACTGACTCTGATTGATCTGGACGACATCTGTATCACCAATACCAATCGGCAGATTCACGCGCTCGCCGACACGGTGGGCGATATCAAGGTGACCGTTATGGCGGAGCGGCTGCGCGCCATTAACCCGGAGATCACGGTCATCACCCGGGAGGACTTTATTGCCAGTGATAATTTTGGCGAGTTCCTCGACCCGGACACCGCCCGCATCGATGTGGTGATTGACGCGATCGACAATGCGCGCGTCAAGGCTGCACTGATTGCCTATTGCAAGGCGCGCAAGTTGCGTCTGATTAGCGTGGGTTCCGCCGGCGGCAAAACCAATCCTCTCGAAGTGACCTGTGCGGATCTCGGGCGCACAGTCAGTGATCCCATGCTCGCCAAGGTGCGGCAACATTTATACCGCTTCCACAATTTCCAGAAGTCCCGCAAGCGCCAGTTTGGCGTGGACGCCATCTACTCCAGCGAAGCCATGGTGTACCCCCAGCCCGACGGCCAGGTTTGCGCGCAGAAAAGCACCATGCAAAACGGCGTGAAGCTGGATTGCAGCGGCGGCTTTGGCGCTGCAACCATGATCACCGGCACCTTCGGTTTTGCGGCGGCCTCCAAAGCCATCGAACGGATACTGCAGCAGGCGAGCACGCACGCTTAG
- a CDS encoding aminotransferase class V-fold PLP-dependent enzyme: MSFSAEHFKQQFPLFAQPENRALVYLDNAATTQKPACVIEAISNFYLHANANTHRSSHRLARRATEMVEQVRRDVAGFLGAASPKEIIFTRGATEGLNLLANSLCSQLRPGDEIVLSTAEHHANLVPWQMMAASRDLRLRFVPDVAGVPQFDRIDEVLSARTRIVSVTAGSNALGFRTDLDLLHKALSERDLFWVLDGSQLAAHDLIDVQAMGCDFFVCSAHKFYGPTGIGLVFGREDLLAALPPWQGGGEMIASVDLLASEYAGLPHKFEAGTSSLASIAGLGACIDFLGRQDRAAMARHEQALVQELHQRLHAIPELTLLSTAENNLGIASLIHPRCAAIDLAHWLDGRDIAVRVGHHCAQPLLQAAGHVATLRASVAAYNTRQDIDRFVAAVEEFVAQLDADEGTSSLPVAERGASADAWTPDDLADLDLQRLRDTATWQDRYRILMGWAKAITRKEEIRTPANLVRGCESSAWLVHRCDRGVHRFAIDSDSRIVKGLGALLLTQLDDRPAEGHARQRVQAMFDELGLAQQLSESRSNGFRALLERALELMGE; this comes from the coding sequence ATGAGTTTTTCTGCCGAACATTTCAAGCAACAGTTTCCCCTGTTTGCGCAACCCGAAAATCGCGCACTGGTGTACCTCGATAATGCGGCCACCACACAAAAACCGGCGTGTGTGATCGAGGCCATCAGTAATTTCTACCTGCACGCCAACGCCAACACGCATCGATCCAGTCATCGCCTGGCCAGGCGCGCCACAGAGATGGTGGAGCAGGTGCGGCGGGATGTGGCCGGCTTTCTCGGTGCCGCTTCGCCGAAGGAAATTATCTTTACCCGGGGTGCCACCGAAGGGCTGAACCTGTTGGCAAATAGCCTGTGCAGCCAGTTGCGTCCCGGTGATGAAATTGTGCTGTCCACGGCCGAGCACCACGCGAATCTGGTGCCCTGGCAAATGATGGCGGCGAGCCGCGACCTGCGCTTGCGCTTTGTGCCGGATGTAGCGGGCGTGCCGCAATTTGATCGTATCGACGAGGTGCTCTCCGCGCGCACCCGGATCGTTTCTGTTACCGCCGGCTCCAATGCACTGGGGTTTCGCACCGACCTCGACCTGCTACACAAGGCACTCTCGGAGCGTGATCTTTTCTGGGTGTTGGATGGTTCACAGCTGGCCGCGCATGATTTGATTGACGTGCAGGCAATGGGCTGTGATTTCTTCGTGTGCTCCGCGCACAAATTCTATGGCCCCACCGGTATCGGGCTGGTGTTTGGGCGAGAGGATCTATTGGCCGCACTGCCTCCATGGCAGGGGGGCGGTGAAATGATTGCCAGCGTTGATCTGCTGGCGAGTGAATATGCCGGCTTGCCGCACAAGTTTGAGGCGGGTACGTCTTCACTGGCGTCGATTGCCGGCCTCGGTGCCTGTATTGATTTTCTGGGGCGGCAGGACCGCGCCGCCATGGCCCGGCACGAGCAGGCGCTGGTGCAAGAGCTGCACCAGCGGTTGCACGCAATTCCCGAGCTTACCCTGTTGAGTACGGCGGAAAACAATCTCGGCATTGCCTCGCTGATTCATCCCCGCTGTGCGGCCATTGACCTGGCCCACTGGCTGGACGGGCGCGATATCGCAGTGCGCGTGGGGCACCACTGCGCCCAGCCCCTGCTGCAGGCCGCTGGGCATGTGGCGACCCTGCGCGCATCCGTTGCCGCGTATAACACCCGGCAAGACATTGATCGGTTTGTCGCGGCAGTGGAAGAGTTTGTGGCGCAGCTGGATGCGGATGAGGGCACGTCTTCGCTGCCGGTCGCGGAGCGCGGGGCGAGCGCGGATGCGTGGACGCCCGACGATCTCGCCGACCTGGATCTCCAGCGGTTGCGCGATACCGCGACCTGGCAAGACCGCTATCGCATTCTGATGGGCTGGGCCAAGGCTATTACGCGCAAGGAAGAGATCCGTACCCCGGCCAACCTGGTGCGAGGCTGCGAGTCAAGCGCCTGGCTGGTTCACCGCTGTGATCGCGGGGTACACCGATTTGCCATCGACAGCGACAGCCGGATCGTAAAAGGATTGGGCGCGCTGCTGCTTACCCAGCTGGATGATCGGCCTGCCGAGGGCCACGCCCGGCAGCGGGTACAGGCAATGTTCGACGAGCTGGGGCTGGCGCAGCAATTAAGTGAGTCCCGCAGTAATGGCTTCCGGGCGCTACTGGAACGCGCGCTGGAGCTGATGGGGGAGTGA
- a CDS encoding TatD family hydrolase encodes MPLVDSHCHFDFDAFAPDRAEVWARSVANGVGALIIPGVSIPQWRHLFALVDSEPDWYGAVGVHPWWIKDLAIAPQQLQRALIERVDRERRRGGCVAIGECGLDANIDTSMEVQLAVFEAHLIAARERCLPLIVHAVRAHNEVIRMLKKLTPPQGGVIHAFSGSREIAEAYIELGFSLGVGGTITYTRAAKTRNTLAGVALESLLLESDAPDMPHAGRQGERNSPEYLPTVAETLAELRGISVDDVICQTEKNTRALFAI; translated from the coding sequence ATGCCGCTGGTCGACAGTCACTGCCACTTCGATTTTGACGCCTTTGCGCCGGATCGCGCTGAAGTCTGGGCGCGCTCTGTCGCCAACGGTGTTGGCGCGCTCATTATTCCGGGCGTGAGCATCCCCCAGTGGCGGCACCTGTTTGCACTGGTGGATTCCGAGCCCGACTGGTATGGCGCAGTTGGGGTGCACCCCTGGTGGATAAAAGATCTGGCGATTGCGCCGCAGCAGCTGCAGCGGGCGCTGATTGAGCGGGTGGATCGGGAGCGGCGCCGCGGCGGCTGTGTGGCCATAGGCGAATGTGGCCTGGATGCCAACATTGACACCTCGATGGAGGTGCAACTGGCCGTTTTCGAGGCGCACCTGATTGCCGCCAGGGAGCGTTGCCTGCCCCTGATCGTGCACGCGGTACGCGCACACAATGAGGTAATTCGCATGTTGAAGAAATTGACACCACCGCAAGGCGGTGTGATTCATGCATTCAGCGGTAGCCGGGAAATTGCCGAGGCGTATATCGAGCTGGGCTTTTCTCTGGGGGTGGGCGGCACCATTACCTACACGCGTGCGGCAAAAACCCGCAACACCCTTGCTGGCGTTGCACTGGAAAGTCTGCTGCTGGAGTCGGATGCGCCGGATATGCCCCACGCCGGACGTCAGGGTGAGCGCAACAGCCCCGAGTACCTGCCAACGGTGGCGGAGACTCTGGCAGAACTGCGTGGTATTTCCGTAGACGATGTCATTTGCCAAACTGAAAAAAATACCCGAGCCCTGTTTGCGATATGA
- a CDS encoding SDR family NAD(P)-dependent oxidoreductase gives MGTRREDTVKTFVVTGAAGGLGWALVSALIKAYGGGCRLRFALVDVDDEALAARRHELQCENIDAEVFVADLSSEVAVAELCTQLRERYAAVDLLINNAGITHRSLACQTSNAVIRRVMAVDYHAPVELAQGLLAPLRAAAGCVINISSMAGWMPVLGRAGYCAAKSALHQYFETFREEVREEGVRVLMVYPSFVATNIDANALSGNGGRAQHAQSTIGVVRSADWMAERIVAAQSAGKERLFAKDKSLLGAWLYRLAPRLFLRQMVKNFRVELEAGRKLAEQGGQ, from the coding sequence ATGGGCACCCGTCGGGAAGATACCGTGAAAACCTTTGTGGTGACCGGTGCCGCCGGGGGGCTCGGCTGGGCGCTAGTGAGCGCGTTAATCAAGGCGTATGGTGGCGGTTGCCGTTTGCGCTTTGCCCTTGTGGATGTGGATGACGAGGCGTTGGCCGCTCGCCGCCATGAACTGCAGTGCGAGAATATCGACGCCGAAGTGTTTGTGGCAGACCTGTCCAGCGAGGTGGCCGTGGCGGAACTCTGCACACAGTTGCGTGAGCGCTATGCGGCAGTCGACTTGCTGATCAATAACGCGGGGATCACCCACCGTAGCCTCGCGTGTCAGACATCCAATGCAGTTATTCGGCGGGTTATGGCGGTGGACTACCACGCGCCGGTCGAGCTGGCTCAGGGATTACTGGCACCGTTGCGGGCGGCCGCAGGTTGTGTGATCAATATCAGCTCCATGGCGGGCTGGATGCCTGTGCTCGGGCGCGCGGGATACTGTGCGGCGAAAAGCGCACTACACCAGTACTTCGAAACCTTTCGCGAAGAGGTGCGCGAGGAGGGAGTACGGGTGTTGATGGTCTACCCCAGCTTTGTGGCGACCAACATCGATGCGAATGCGCTCTCCGGAAATGGTGGGCGTGCCCAGCACGCGCAGAGCACCATTGGCGTTGTGCGCAGTGCAGACTGGATGGCCGAGCGTATTGTGGCCGCACAAAGCGCCGGCAAGGAACGCCTGTTTGCGAAAGACAAAAGCCTGCTCGGCGCCTGGCTTTACCGGCTCGCGCCGCGTCTATTCCTGCGGCAGATGGTGAAGAACTTCCGCGTAGAGCTTGAAGCGGGCCGCAAACTGGCGGAGCAGGGCGGCCAATAA
- a CDS encoding SDR family oxidoreductase, which yields MREQRVLITGAAGYVGGQLGSLLSGQMPVVGVDIQHKDTPFPLFVMDICDDALVELMRAERITHVVHLASVVSPGRDRAREYRIDVEGTRNVLDACIAAGVEHLTLTSSGAAYGYHADNPAWLDEQDSLRGNPEFAYSDHKRRVEEMLADYRVKYPQLQQLIFRPCSIVGATTNSKISDLFAGSSILDPGGYNSPFVFVWDQDVIGAIEFGVKRSASGIYNLAGDGALTPAEIARLLGKPLRRPPVWLLKALLGLSYYLGLGNVHPAQLMFLQYRPVLLNTRLKTELGYQPQKTSAEAFAYFAREALSISVDADTAQVTLAEPALAGGQH from the coding sequence ATGCGTGAACAACGAGTCTTGATTACCGGTGCCGCCGGCTACGTGGGTGGCCAGCTCGGGTCTCTACTGAGTGGTCAGATGCCGGTGGTGGGCGTGGATATTCAGCACAAGGACACCCCATTCCCGCTATTTGTCATGGATATCTGTGACGACGCCCTGGTGGAGTTGATGCGTGCGGAACGGATCACCCATGTGGTGCACCTGGCTTCAGTGGTTTCCCCGGGGCGAGACCGCGCGCGGGAATACCGGATCGACGTCGAGGGCACCCGCAACGTACTCGATGCCTGTATTGCCGCGGGCGTCGAGCATCTCACCTTGACCAGCAGCGGCGCGGCCTATGGCTACCATGCCGACAACCCGGCCTGGCTCGACGAGCAGGACTCGCTGCGCGGTAACCCAGAGTTCGCATATTCGGATCACAAGCGCCGGGTGGAAGAGATGCTCGCCGACTATCGCGTGAAGTATCCGCAGCTCCAGCAGCTCATCTTCCGTCCCTGCTCCATTGTTGGCGCGACCACCAACAGCAAGATCAGTGATCTGTTTGCGGGCAGCAGTATTCTGGACCCCGGTGGCTACAACTCCCCATTCGTCTTCGTATGGGACCAGGATGTCATTGGTGCGATTGAATTCGGTGTCAAACGCAGTGCGAGCGGCATCTACAACCTGGCGGGTGACGGTGCCCTGACCCCGGCAGAAATCGCGCGGCTGCTGGGCAAGCCCCTGCGCCGCCCGCCGGTTTGGTTGCTGAAAGCCCTGCTGGGGCTGAGCTACTACCTGGGGCTTGGCAATGTGCATCCGGCACAACTGATGTTCCTGCAATATCGGCCTGTGCTGCTGAATACGCGCTTGAAGACCGAGCTGGGTTATCAACCACAGAAAACGTCCGCTGAGGCCTTTGCCTACTTTGCCCGCGAGGCCCTGAGTATTTCGGTTGACGCCGACACCGCACAGGTCACTCTTGCCGAGCCAGCACTGGCCGGAGGGCAGCACTGA
- a CDS encoding bile acid:sodium symporter family protein: MNVSNPVVIASIDSFQMSPAALVALNAVLAFMMFGVSLGLRKADFARVFRRPVAPLTGLVAQFLLLPAITCLATWALNISPGLALGMILVSCCPGGTFSNVMTWIGRANVATSVSMTAVSSVAAVVMTPFNFALYGSLNPHTREALQAIALPAENMVMMVVLVLALPMALGMIAGARWPRFAARSEPFFRAASLLVFLLFVVISFSKHWHTALQIAGAVLVLVVAHNAIAFLIGDLASRAARLPQGDRRAVTMEVGIQNSGLALAILFTFYPEAGEMLVIAGFWGVWHLISGLCLAGCWNLSQRRVAVRVNAGEYSG, translated from the coding sequence ATGAATGTATCCAACCCGGTAGTCATCGCTTCGATCGACAGTTTCCAAATGTCCCCGGCCGCCCTCGTCGCCTTGAATGCCGTGCTGGCATTTATGATGTTCGGCGTCTCCCTGGGGCTCCGCAAAGCCGACTTTGCGCGGGTTTTCAGGCGCCCGGTGGCGCCGCTCACCGGGCTGGTTGCACAGTTTTTGTTACTGCCTGCCATCACCTGTCTGGCTACCTGGGCACTGAACATCAGCCCCGGCCTGGCTCTGGGGATGATTCTGGTCTCCTGTTGTCCCGGGGGTACTTTTTCCAATGTGATGACCTGGATCGGGCGCGCCAATGTGGCTACCTCCGTGAGTATGACGGCCGTTTCCAGTGTGGCAGCGGTCGTTATGACCCCGTTTAATTTCGCCCTGTACGGAAGCCTGAACCCCCACACACGCGAAGCCCTGCAGGCGATTGCGTTGCCGGCAGAAAATATGGTGATGATGGTGGTGCTGGTGCTGGCCCTGCCGATGGCGCTGGGCATGATTGCTGGTGCACGATGGCCGCGCTTTGCCGCGCGCAGCGAGCCGTTTTTTCGAGCCGCGTCGCTGCTGGTGTTCCTGCTGTTCGTGGTGATTTCATTCAGCAAGCACTGGCACACCGCACTGCAAATCGCGGGCGCGGTGCTGGTACTGGTGGTGGCCCACAATGCCATTGCTTTCCTGATTGGTGACCTGGCCAGCCGCGCGGCGCGTCTGCCGCAGGGGGATCGTCGGGCGGTGACCATGGAGGTCGGGATTCAGAATTCGGGGCTGGCACTGGCGATTCTTTTCACCTTCTACCCCGAGGCGGGGGAGATGCTGGTAATCGCCGGGTTCTGGGGCGTGTGGCATCTGATTTCCGGCCTGTGCCTGGCGGGCTGCTGGAATTTGAGCCAGCGTCGTGTGGCGGTGCGTGTGAACGCCGGTGAATACTCCGGCTAG
- a CDS encoding flavin-containing monooxygenase, with the protein MKPFAVIGAGPMGLCSVRNLAKHGIPCVGFETHSDVGGLWDIDSPTSTMYESAHLISSRKMTEFAEFPMGDDVALFPHHSEMRDYFRAYAREFDLYRHYEFETEVVHCERVGDMWHITTRRGGEEQTREFGGLLIANGTLHHPNMPSLPGTFAGELLHSRDYRDPAIFEGKRVLLVGCGNSGADIAVDAVHRAKSVDISLRRGYYFLPKFIGGQATDALGGRIKLPRFVQQRISAALSKLMLGSPEQYGLPKPDYKMFESHPVINSLILHHIGHGDIKARSDVAEVEGNRVTFTDGASGDYDMVLMATGYKLHYPFIDRVHLNWEGFAPRLYLNVFHPQYDNLFVMGMVEAAGLGWEGRNRQAEMVALYIRQLAGGAASAHKLQRTKQVEAAQRADGGMNYLKLERMAYYVHKDTYLKALAGHTKDLLRDLPVADTEHFSSSSAAVTR; encoded by the coding sequence ATGAAGCCTTTCGCTGTGATCGGTGCCGGCCCCATGGGGCTGTGCAGTGTACGCAATCTGGCCAAACATGGGATCCCCTGTGTCGGATTTGAAACCCACAGCGATGTGGGTGGCCTGTGGGATATCGACAGCCCCACCAGCACCATGTACGAGTCGGCGCACCTGATCTCGTCCAGGAAGATGACGGAGTTTGCCGAATTTCCCATGGGTGACGATGTGGCGCTGTTCCCACATCACAGCGAAATGCGCGATTACTTCCGCGCCTACGCCCGTGAATTCGACCTCTATCGCCACTACGAATTTGAGACCGAAGTGGTTCACTGCGAGCGCGTGGGGGACATGTGGCACATTACAACCCGCCGCGGTGGTGAAGAGCAGACCCGGGAGTTCGGCGGCCTGCTCATCGCCAACGGTACCCTCCATCACCCCAATATGCCGTCGCTGCCCGGTACATTTGCCGGCGAGTTACTGCACTCCCGCGACTACCGCGATCCGGCGATCTTCGAGGGCAAGCGTGTTTTGCTGGTGGGCTGTGGCAACAGTGGCGCCGACATCGCTGTGGATGCCGTGCACCGTGCCAAGAGTGTCGATATCAGCCTGCGCCGCGGCTACTACTTTCTGCCAAAGTTCATCGGCGGCCAGGCCACGGATGCCCTGGGTGGGCGCATCAAGCTGCCGCGGTTTGTGCAGCAGCGTATCAGTGCAGCGCTGTCCAAGCTCATGCTCGGCTCTCCGGAACAGTACGGCCTGCCCAAGCCAGACTACAAGATGTTTGAGTCACACCCGGTGATCAACTCCCTGATTCTGCACCATATTGGTCATGGGGATATCAAGGCGCGCAGCGACGTTGCCGAGGTGGAAGGGAACAGAGTGACTTTTACCGATGGTGCCAGTGGTGACTACGACATGGTCCTGATGGCGACCGGCTACAAGCTGCACTATCCGTTCATTGATCGCGTGCACCTGAACTGGGAGGGTTTTGCACCGCGGCTGTACCTGAATGTGTTCCATCCGCAGTACGACAACCTGTTTGTGATGGGGATGGTGGAAGCGGCCGGACTCGGCTGGGAAGGGCGCAACCGCCAAGCGGAGATGGTGGCGCTGTACATTCGACAGCTCGCCGGCGGCGCGGCGTCTGCCCACAAACTCCAGCGGACCAAGCAAGTAGAGGCCGCTCAACGCGCCGACGGCGGAATGAACTACCTCAAGCTTGAGCGCATGGCGTACTACGTGCACAAGGATACCTACTTGAAAGCACTGGCCGGTCACACCAAAGACTTGCTCCGGGACCTGCCTGTTGCGGATACTGAGCACTTTTCATCCAGTTCGGCCGCAGTGACTCGCTGA
- a CDS encoding AraC family transcriptional regulator ligand-binding domain-containing protein, protein MNTRDSRSVTLSYTRAIISALERLQLKLPAEAEALLADINEEERVPMQVQEAIWLAVQAAHPDPLLGIRLGQAMQGSQMGLVGYLLMTQKNLGAALDQLLIYHPLLGEGGQFEMRRGSFYVDFCYRPNYLRCARLRVETVLSICLAQARAMTGRHFQPQSVQFAYPTPSLAVQQQYQQLLQAPVQFNAEFSGIRLRPQDLEIPLVAADRQVMARLKPEADALLKALTSKSLQLRVAHLLQQEPQLSREQVAARLCISPRHLGRKLLEEDASFRAIQDEVRSHYACQWLREGEKTNVDIAAALGYCDESAFGKAFRRWTGLSPKAFKAERSA, encoded by the coding sequence GTGAACACGAGAGACAGCAGAAGCGTAACTTTAAGCTATACACGCGCAATTATAAGCGCTCTGGAAAGGCTACAGCTAAAACTCCCCGCTGAGGCCGAAGCGCTTCTGGCCGACATTAACGAGGAAGAGCGCGTCCCAATGCAGGTCCAGGAGGCGATCTGGCTCGCCGTCCAGGCTGCGCATCCCGACCCGCTGCTGGGCATCCGGCTCGGCCAGGCCATGCAGGGCAGCCAGATGGGCCTGGTGGGCTACCTGCTGATGACACAGAAAAACCTGGGTGCCGCGCTCGACCAGCTGCTCATCTACCACCCACTGCTGGGTGAAGGCGGCCAGTTTGAAATGCGCCGCGGCAGCTTCTACGTGGATTTCTGTTACCGCCCGAATTACCTGCGCTGCGCGCGCCTGCGGGTGGAAACCGTGCTTTCCATTTGCCTGGCCCAGGCCCGGGCCATGACCGGCCGGCACTTCCAACCCCAGAGTGTCCAGTTTGCCTACCCCACCCCTTCGCTGGCGGTACAGCAACAGTACCAGCAGCTGCTGCAGGCCCCGGTACAGTTCAACGCGGAATTCTCCGGTATTCGCCTGCGCCCGCAGGACCTGGAGATTCCGCTGGTGGCCGCCGATCGTCAGGTGATGGCCCGCCTCAAGCCAGAAGCAGACGCGCTGCTGAAGGCGCTGACCAGCAAAAGCCTGCAACTGCGCGTGGCGCACTTGCTGCAACAGGAGCCGCAGCTTAGCCGCGAGCAGGTCGCCGCAAGGCTTTGTATCAGCCCGCGCCACCTCGGGCGCAAACTGCTGGAAGAGGACGCCAGCTTCAGGGCCATTCAGGACGAAGTGCGCAGCCACTATGCCTGCCAGTGGCTGCGAGAAGGCGAAAAAACCAACGTGGATATAGCCGCGGCACTGGGCTATTGCGACGAGAGCGCCTTCGGCAAGGCGTTCCGGCGCTGGACCGGGCTGTCACCCAAAGCCTTCAAGGCAGAACGATCGGCATGA
- a CDS encoding DUF3445 domain-containing protein, which yields MGVAGRDHRRYAQDLLSPVRVLPFLRDPRIVHMGLNRLSPDLWLQDCPRLPHYHHNKLSARRRLGDRVFAQLPSSLPAQRELVALLAQHLRQHHPAYHFESSGGLAWQHRADCLRWGGPAAAMGSDEPLWNASLWVADDLCLLMPGEHGYTLVAASLAAPSYWRLEEKIGQPLAEIHRPVPGFAEKIGAQVARFFDHLLPEFPVWRGNWSVVDSAELLHRGEGSEADSEEDEDREENRDEDRREVEKSLFLRVERQSLRRLPQTGAVVFSIRVMINPLEDLLGVPGALRQLQAAVASMSPEESRYKSIAPFRHQLEAFFAAHLAPS from the coding sequence ATGGGGGTAGCGGGCCGGGATCACCGCCGCTACGCCCAGGACCTCCTTTCTCCCGTCAGGGTGCTCCCGTTCCTACGGGACCCTCGCATTGTGCATATGGGGCTGAACCGGCTTTCCCCGGACCTCTGGCTCCAGGACTGCCCCCGTTTGCCCCACTACCATCACAACAAACTGAGTGCCCGGCGCAGGCTGGGGGACAGGGTATTTGCGCAGCTGCCGTCGTCTTTGCCGGCGCAGCGGGAACTGGTTGCGCTGTTGGCGCAGCATCTTCGGCAACATCACCCGGCGTACCATTTTGAGTCGAGCGGCGGTCTTGCGTGGCAGCACAGGGCGGATTGTCTCCGCTGGGGTGGCCCGGCGGCCGCCATGGGGAGCGATGAACCGCTGTGGAATGCGAGCCTATGGGTGGCGGATGATCTTTGCCTGCTGATGCCCGGTGAGCACGGTTATACACTGGTTGCAGCTTCTCTGGCCGCGCCCAGTTACTGGCGGCTGGAGGAGAAAATCGGCCAGCCGTTGGCGGAAATTCACCGGCCGGTACCGGGTTTTGCAGAAAAAATCGGTGCCCAGGTCGCGCGCTTCTTCGATCACCTGTTGCCGGAGTTTCCCGTGTGGCGCGGTAACTGGTCGGTGGTGGACTCGGCGGAACTGCTGCATCGAGGGGAGGGCAGTGAGGCGGACAGCGAGGAGGATGAGGATAGGGAGGAGAATAGGGACGAGGATAGGCGAGAGGTCGAAAAGAGCCTGTTCCTGCGGGTCGAACGGCAGTCTCTGCGGCGCCTGCCGCAAACCGGTGCGGTGGTGTTCTCCATCCGCGTGATGATTAATCCGCTCGAGGACTTGCTGGGAGTGCCGGGTGCGCTCCGGCAACTGCAGGCGGCAGTCGCCTCCATGTCGCCTGAAGAGTCGCGCTACAAGTCCATTGCACCATTCCGGCACCAGCTGGAGGCATTTTTCGCCGCACATCTGGCGCCGTCTTGA